A section of the Deinococcus sp. KNUC1210 genome encodes:
- a CDS encoding ATP-binding domain-containing protein, which produces MAKGLEFDAAIVCGADAATYDPATEFETHLLYVSLSRGVHALAVLAPNELHPLLSNPSQLEGTPHDA; this is translated from the coding sequence TTGGCGAAAGGCTTGGAGTTTGATGCGGCGATTGTCTGTGGAGCGGATGCGGCGACGTATGATCCGGCGACCGAGTTCGAAACCCACCTGCTGTACGTGAGCTTGAGCAGAGGCGTCCACGCCCTCGCCGTGCTCGCGCCCAATGAACTCCATCCCTTGCTCAGCAACCCGAGCCAGCTCGAAGGCACCCCCCATGACGCATAA